The genomic window TCCTGAAGCATGATTCCCTTGATCCCGGAGAAGCTGCGCGTGCGCTGGACCTCGCGATCGATGAGATAGTCGTTGGCGGAATTGGCAGCCAGGCGAGCACGCCCATACCAATCGCTGCTGTCGGGAAGATAGTCCAGCGCCAACTCGGTGCCGGCGGCGGCGCCGTTGCGCTGCAGATTCGGCCACCAACTCTTCTTCCACACCCAGGTCACAACCATGGTGTGAGTGTCATCCATCGGCACCCAGGCTCGAGTAAAGAGGAAATTGTCGAGCTGGCCGGTGGGAATCATGGTCCAAAAAGGAAATACGAACTGACCGAAGCGCCAGTAGATGGCGTCATCGACGCGTCGCTGAGCGCCATAGGTCGTGCCCCAAGGCGCGCGGGCGACGTGGAGTTCAGCGCTGCGGTTGGCGACTTTGAATCGGGTATCGCCCTCGTGGGGTCCAACCTGGGAGGGGTCCAATCCGCCAAGGTGCAGGAAGCTTACGTGAGTGGTGTCGAGGTCGCCCTCCAGCGCCTGCATGTAATTGCATTCGCGCTGGGTCAAACTGATGGTCATCTCCTCCGCCGGCATCAGCAGCGCTTCCATCAAGGGCAGCGGCGGCGCCGGCGTGCGCTGGCCCATGTAAACCCACACCACACCATTGCGTTCGGCGACCTGGTAGGCGCGTGCGCGCACCTTGCTTTTGTAATCGTATTCGGGCGGAACGTTGGGCATGTCCACGCAATTGCCCGCGACATCGAACTTCCAGCCATGGTAGACGCAGCGCAAGCCGTCGTGTTCGTTACGCCCGAAGAAGAGCGAGGCGCATCGATGGGGGCAGCGATGGTCCATCGCGCCGACTCTGCCCGAGCTGTCGCGAAAGGCAATTAGCTTCTCCCCCAGCAACATCAGGCGCCGGGGCGCGCCGTCAGCGGGCAATTCGCTGGACAGCGCGGCGGGCAGCCAGTATTGGCGCATCAGCGCGCCCATCGGCATGCCGGGGCCCACGGCGGTCAGGGTCTCGAAATCATGCGAACTTGCCATCGCTTGAATCCTTCACGGCCGCAGGGCCTGAAATTCAGGGTCTCAGGTCCCATTGCCTACCACATTTTACGGCCTGCTGGCGATGCTCGAATCACGCCAGGCAGGAAGCATGGACACGCAGCGGCGGAATTGACCCGCCGGTGAGCGGCGTGATAGCGAGAAGTGATCAATTTCAGTAGGCACGGCGCACGCCCGCACGCGGTGGTTATGCGGCACCCCACAACGCCGTCGGGAGAAAGCAATGTTTAAAGGCCAACTCGTGATCGACGTTCACGGTCACATGTCCACCCCTCTGCACTTTCGCGCCCATGCCTACAATATGATCGCATTGCGCTCGGAGCGGGGTGGGCTGACAATCCCCCCTGAAGCGATGGCCCAGGCTCTGGGACGCCATTTGCGCATCATGGACGAGCGCAACATCGACATCCAGATG from Candidatus Binataceae bacterium includes these protein-coding regions:
- a CDS encoding Rieske 2Fe-2S domain-containing protein, with translation MASSHDFETLTAVGPGMPMGALMRQYWLPAALSSELPADGAPRRLMLLGEKLIAFRDSSGRVGAMDHRCPHRCASLFFGRNEHDGLRCVYHGWKFDVAGNCVDMPNVPPEYDYKSKVRARAYQVAERNGVVWVYMGQRTPAPPLPLMEALLMPAEEMTISLTQRECNYMQALEGDLDTTHVSFLHLGGLDPSQVGPHEGDTRFKVANRSAELHVARAPWGTTYGAQRRVDDAIYWRFGQFVFPFWTMIPTGQLDNFLFTRAWVPMDDTHTMVVTWVWKKSWWPNLQRNGAAAGTELALDYLPDSSDWYGRARLAANSANDYLIDREVQRTRSFSGIKGIMLQDQAVTESMGPITGHAFEHLGHSDVMIIQTRRRMLEAASALREHGQMPPGVDDPEVALGARGGHFVLDRERDWQVAYGEQLAAALNPTGRLRVPAAAMNPG